One window from the genome of Pseudomonas fluorescens encodes:
- the gatC gene encoding Asp-tRNA(Asn)/Glu-tRNA(Gln) amidotransferase subunit GatC, which yields MALERSDVEKIAHLACLGLNEADLPHITSALNSILGLVDEMQAVDTDGIEPLAHPLEASQRLRADVVTESNHREAYQSIAPAVENGLYLVPKVID from the coding sequence ATGGCGCTTGAACGCTCCGACGTGGAAAAAATCGCTCATCTGGCCTGTCTGGGCCTCAATGAAGCCGATCTTCCACACATCACTTCTGCCCTGAACAGCATTCTGGGGCTGGTCGACGAGATGCAGGCGGTCGACACCGACGGTATCGAACCGCTGGCCCACCCACTGGAAGCCAGCCAGCGCCTGCGCGCCGACGTCGTGACCGAGTCCAATCATCGCGAGGCCTACCAGTCCATCGCACCAGCGGTCGAAAACGGCCTGTACCTGGTTCCGAAAGTCATCGACTAA
- the gatA gene encoding Asp-tRNA(Asn)/Glu-tRNA(Gln) amidotransferase subunit GatA, whose amino-acid sequence MHHMTLAEIARGLADKKFSSEELTQVLLARIAQLDPQLNSFISLTQELALSQAKAADARRANGETGALLGAPIAHKDLFCTQGIRTSCGSKMLDNFKAPYDATVVAKLAAAGTVTLGKTNMDEFAMGSANESSYYGAVKNPWNLEHVPGGSSGGSAAAVAARLLPAATATDTGGSIRQPAAFTNLTGLKPTYGRVSRWGMIAYASSLDQGGPLARTAEDCAILLQGMAGFDPNDSTSIDEPVPDYSASLNGSLQGLRIGVPKEYFSAGLDPRIAELVHNSVKALEKLGAVIKEISLPNMQHAIPAYYVIAPAEASSNLSRFDGVRFGYRCENPENLIDLYKRSRGEGFGAEVQRRIMVGAYALSAGYYDAYYLKAQKIRRLVKNDFMAAFNEVDIILGPTTPNPAWKLGAKNSDPVAEYLEDVYTITANLAGLPGLSMPAGFVDGLPVGVQLLAPYFQEGRLLNVAHQYQLNTDWHTRTPTGF is encoded by the coding sequence ATGCATCACATGACCCTGGCCGAGATCGCCCGCGGACTCGCCGACAAAAAGTTTTCTTCCGAAGAGCTGACCCAGGTCCTGCTGGCGCGCATCGCCCAGCTCGACCCGCAGCTCAACAGCTTCATCAGCCTCACCCAGGAGCTGGCCCTGAGCCAGGCCAAGGCCGCCGACGCGCGCCGCGCCAACGGTGAAACCGGCGCCCTGCTCGGTGCGCCGATTGCCCACAAGGACTTGTTCTGCACCCAGGGCATCCGCACCAGCTGCGGCTCGAAGATGCTCGACAACTTCAAGGCCCCGTACGATGCCACCGTGGTCGCCAAGCTGGCCGCCGCCGGCACCGTGACCCTGGGCAAGACCAACATGGACGAATTCGCCATGGGCTCGGCCAACGAGTCGAGCTACTACGGCGCGGTGAAAAACCCCTGGAACCTGGAACACGTACCGGGCGGCTCGTCCGGCGGTTCCGCCGCCGCCGTGGCCGCGCGCCTGTTGCCGGCCGCCACCGCCACCGACACCGGCGGCTCGATTCGCCAGCCAGCGGCGTTCACCAACCTCACCGGCCTCAAGCCGACCTACGGTCGTGTCTCGCGCTGGGGCATGATCGCCTACGCCTCCAGCCTCGACCAGGGCGGCCCGCTGGCACGCACCGCCGAAGACTGCGCGATCCTGCTGCAAGGCATGGCCGGCTTCGACCCGAACGATTCCACCAGCATCGATGAGCCCGTGCCGGACTACAGCGCCAGCCTCAACGGCTCGCTGCAAGGCCTGCGCATCGGCGTGCCGAAGGAATACTTCAGCGCCGGCCTCGACCCGCGCATCGCCGAGTTGGTCCACAACAGTGTCAAAGCGCTGGAGAAGCTCGGCGCGGTCATCAAGGAAATCAGCCTGCCGAACATGCAGCACGCGATTCCGGCGTACTACGTGATCGCCCCGGCGGAAGCGTCCTCGAACCTGTCGCGCTTCGACGGTGTGCGCTTCGGCTATCGCTGCGAGAACCCGGAAAACCTGATCGACCTGTACAAGCGCTCCCGTGGCGAAGGCTTCGGTGCCGAAGTGCAGCGCCGGATCATGGTCGGTGCCTATGCGCTGTCCGCCGGCTACTACGATGCCTATTACCTCAAGGCGCAGAAAATCCGCCGCCTGGTGAAGAACGACTTCATGGCCGCCTTCAACGAAGTCGACATCATCCTCGGCCCGACCACGCCGAACCCGGCCTGGAAGCTCGGCGCCAAGAACAGTGACCCGGTCGCCGAGTACCTGGAAGACGTCTACACCATCACCGCCAACCTCGCCGGCTTGCCGGGCCTGTCCATGCCGGCCGGTTTCGTCGATGGCCTGCCGGTGGGCGTGCAACTGCTCGCGCCGTATTTCCAGGAAGGCCGCCTGCTCAACGTGGCTCACCAGTATCAGTTGAACACTGACTGGCACACCCGCACCCCAACCGGCTTCTGA
- the gatB gene encoding Asp-tRNA(Asn)/Glu-tRNA(Gln) amidotransferase subunit GatB: MQWEVVIGLEIHTQLTTRSKIFSGSSTTFGSEPNTQASLVDLGMPGVLPVLNAEAVRMAVMFGLAIDAEIGQHNVFARKNYFYPDLPKGYQISQMELPIVGKGHLDIALEDGTVKRVGITRAHLEEDAGKSLHEEFNGATGIDLNRAGTPLLEIVSEPDMRSAKEAVAYVKAIHALVRYLGICDGNMAEGSLRCDCNVSIRPKGQVEFGTRCEIKNVNSFRFIEKAINSEIQRQIELIEDGGKVIQQTRLYDPNKDETRPMRSKEEANDYRYFPDPDLLPVVIEDSFLNDVRATLPELPPQKRERFQAQFGLSSYDANVLATSREQADYFEKVVSIGGDAKLAANWVMVELGSLLNKQGLEIDESPVSAEQLGGMLLRIKDNTISGKIAKMVFEAMANGEGSADEIIEKRGLKQVTDTGAISAVLDEMLAANAEQVEQYRAADEAKRGKMFGFFVGQAMKASKGKANPQQVNELLKSKLEG; the protein is encoded by the coding sequence ATGCAATGGGAAGTCGTGATCGGGCTGGAGATTCATACCCAGCTCACCACCCGGTCGAAAATCTTTTCCGGTAGCTCCACCACGTTCGGCTCCGAGCCCAACACCCAGGCCAGCCTGGTCGACCTGGGCATGCCCGGCGTGCTGCCGGTGCTCAACGCCGAAGCCGTGCGCATGGCGGTGATGTTCGGCCTGGCGATTGACGCCGAGATCGGCCAGCACAACGTGTTCGCCCGCAAGAACTACTTCTACCCGGACCTGCCCAAGGGCTACCAGATCAGCCAGATGGAACTGCCGATCGTCGGCAAGGGCCACCTGGACATCGCCCTGGAAGACGGCACGGTCAAGCGCGTCGGCATCACCCGGGCGCACCTGGAAGAAGATGCCGGCAAGAGCCTGCACGAAGAATTCAACGGCGCCACCGGCATCGACCTGAACCGTGCCGGCACGCCGCTGCTGGAGATCGTCTCCGAGCCGGACATGCGCAGCGCCAAGGAAGCCGTGGCCTACGTCAAGGCGATCCACGCGCTGGTGCGCTACCTGGGCATCTGCGATGGCAACATGGCCGAAGGCTCGCTGCGCTGCGACTGCAACGTGTCGATCCGGCCCAAGGGCCAGGTCGAGTTCGGCACCCGCTGCGAGATCAAGAACGTCAACTCGTTCCGCTTCATCGAGAAGGCGATCAACAGCGAGATCCAGCGCCAGATCGAACTGATCGAGGACGGCGGCAAAGTCATCCAGCAAACCCGCCTGTATGACCCGAACAAGGACGAGACCCGTCCGATGCGCAGCAAGGAAGAAGCCAACGACTACCGTTACTTCCCCGACCCGGACCTGCTGCCGGTGGTCATCGAGGACTCGTTCCTCAATGACGTGCGCGCCACCCTGCCGGAACTGCCGCCGCAGAAACGCGAGCGCTTCCAGGCGCAGTTCGGCCTGTCGAGCTATGACGCCAACGTCCTGGCCACCAGCCGCGAACAGGCCGATTACTTCGAAAAAGTCGTGAGCATCGGCGGCGACGCCAAGCTGGCGGCCAACTGGGTGATGGTCGAGTTGGGCAGCCTGTTGAACAAGCAGGGCCTGGAAATCGATGAGTCGCCGGTCTCGGCCGAGCAACTGGGCGGCATGCTGCTGCGGATCAAGGACAACACCATTTCCGGCAAGATCGCCAAGATGGTGTTCGAAGCCATGGCCAATGGTGAAGGCAGCGCCGACGAGATCATCGAGAAGCGCGGCTTGAAACAGGTCACCGACACCGGGGCGATCAGCGCCGTGCTCGATGAGATGCTCGCGGCCAACGCCGAGCAGGTCGAACAATACCGCGCGGCAGACGAAGCCAAGCGCGGCAAGATGTTCGGCTTCTTCGTCGGCCAGGCCATGAAAGCCTCCAAGGGCAAGGCCAACCCGCAGCAGGTCAACGAACTGCTGAAAAGCAAGCTCGAGGGCTGA
- a CDS encoding septal ring lytic transglycosylase RlpA family protein, producing MKRLLGACALLSLLAGCASQSGTVDPHGYDQTGVASYYGARHHGKRTASGERFNQHGLTAAHRQLPFGTRVKITNLGNSNSVVVRINDRGPYSRGRLIDVSREAAEQLGMLRSGTARVRVQALDD from the coding sequence ATGAAGCGTCTCCTCGGCGCCTGCGCCCTGCTGTCCCTGCTGGCCGGTTGCGCCAGCCAGAGCGGGACGGTCGATCCACACGGCTACGACCAGACCGGCGTCGCCTCTTATTACGGTGCCAGGCACCATGGCAAGCGCACCGCCAGTGGCGAGCGTTTCAACCAGCACGGCCTGACCGCCGCCCATCGCCAGTTGCCGTTCGGCACTCGGGTGAAAATCACCAACCTGGGCAACAGTAACAGCGTGGTGGTGCGCATCAACGACCGTGGCCCATACTCCCGAGGCCGTTTGATCGACGTGTCCCGCGAAGCCGCCGAGCAACTGGGCATGCTGCGCAGCGGCACCGCACGAGTGCGCGTGCAAGCCCTCGACGATTGA
- a CDS encoding calcium/sodium antiporter gives MIELFGALLLLIGGAELLVRAAVGLAARLQVRPLIIGLTVVAFGSSAPQMAVSLQATLAQNADIAVGSVIGSGIFNILVTLGLSALIIPLRVSRQLVRLDIPLMIGASLLVFVLAWNEELTRLDGVWLLLALAVYLGLLLRQSRHSGRPHPVGGNVAQLSWVKSVLMIASGLAMLVFAGHLLLGAAVEVATDLGLSERIIGLTIVAVSTSLPELATSLIAALRGQRDIAVGNVIGSNLFNLLGVLGVTALAAPTPLSVSPNALDFDLPVMLGVAVLCLPVFYSGYRVTRAEGLLFLGLYLAYGLHVVSFTTGMPLAGQLERLMLFYVLPALLAFLLFTSLRAWRRQHHKRDLP, from the coding sequence CTGATCGAATTGTTCGGCGCCCTGCTGTTGCTGATCGGCGGCGCCGAACTGCTGGTGCGCGCCGCCGTGGGCCTGGCGGCACGCTTGCAGGTACGACCGCTGATCATCGGCCTGACCGTCGTCGCCTTCGGCAGCAGCGCGCCGCAAATGGCCGTCAGCCTGCAAGCGACCCTGGCACAGAACGCCGACATCGCCGTGGGCAGCGTGATCGGCAGCGGCATCTTCAACATCCTCGTCACCCTCGGGTTGTCGGCGCTGATCATTCCGTTGCGCGTCTCGCGCCAACTGGTACGCCTGGACATCCCGCTGATGATCGGCGCCAGCCTGTTGGTGTTCGTGCTGGCCTGGAATGAAGAACTGACCCGGTTGGACGGCGTCTGGCTTCTGCTGGCCCTGGCGGTGTACCTCGGGCTGTTGCTGCGCCAGTCACGGCATTCGGGGCGACCGCACCCGGTGGGGGGCAACGTGGCCCAGCTGTCCTGGGTCAAAAGTGTGTTGATGATCGCGTCGGGCCTGGCGATGCTGGTTTTCGCCGGACACCTGTTGCTGGGGGCGGCGGTGGAAGTGGCGACGGACCTCGGCCTCTCGGAACGCATCATCGGCCTGACCATCGTCGCCGTCAGCACCTCGCTGCCGGAACTCGCCACTTCGCTGATCGCCGCCTTGCGGGGCCAGCGGGACATTGCGGTGGGCAACGTGATCGGCAGCAACCTGTTCAACCTGCTGGGCGTGCTGGGAGTCACCGCCCTCGCCGCGCCCACGCCACTGTCGGTCTCGCCGAACGCCCTGGATTTCGACCTGCCGGTGATGCTCGGCGTGGCGGTGCTGTGCCTGCCGGTGTTCTATTCCGGTTATCGCGTTACCCGCGCCGAAGGCCTGTTGTTCCTGGGCTTGTACCTGGCCTACGGGCTGCACGTGGTGTCGTTCACCACCGGCATGCCCCTGGCCGGTCAACTGGAACGGCTGATGCTGTTCTATGTGCTGCCGGCCCTGCTCGCGTTTTTGCTGTTCACCTCCCTGCGCGCCTGGCGCCGCCAACACCACAAGAGGGATTTGCCATGA
- a CDS encoding carboxymuconolactone decarboxylase family protein: protein MTDTPKTGLDMRRQVMGDAFVDRALGNATEFTQPLQDFVNEHAWGSVWQREGLPLKTRSLITLAALTALKCPQELKGHVRGALNNGCTVEEIREALLHCAVYAGVPAAIDAFRAAQEVIDSYQKPE from the coding sequence ATGACCGACACTCCAAAGACCGGCCTGGACATGCGTCGCCAGGTCATGGGCGACGCGTTCGTCGACCGCGCCCTGGGCAACGCCACCGAGTTCACCCAGCCGTTGCAGGACTTCGTCAACGAACATGCCTGGGGCAGTGTCTGGCAACGCGAGGGGCTGCCGCTGAAGACCCGCAGCCTGATCACCCTGGCCGCCCTCACCGCCCTCAAGTGCCCGCAGGAACTCAAAGGCCACGTGCGCGGCGCGCTGAACAACGGTTGCACGGTGGAAGAAATTCGCGAGGCGTTGCTGCATTGCGCGGTGTACGCGGGCGTGCCGGCGGCGATCGATGCGTTTCGGGCGGCGCAGGAAGTGATCGATAGTTACCAGAAGCCGGAGTGA
- a CDS encoding AEC family transporter: protein MLAIFLETLNVTAPVFAMLFLGVLLKRIDWINDNFIHIASSLVFNVTMPALLFLGILHADLHAALQPALLIYFSIATLVSFAMAWGWAIWRCPREDRGIYTQGAFRGNNGVIGLALAASMYGDYGISLGAILAALVILFYNTLSTIVLAVYSPVIKSDPWSICKSVISNPLIISVIVAAPFAYWQIGVPNWFETSAKYLSQMTLPLALICIGGTLSLAALRKSGKMALSSSLVKMVGLPLVATLGAWLWGFRGAELGILFLYFGSPTAAASFVMARAADGNHELAAAIIVITTLMAAITTNLGIFVLQWGGWI from the coding sequence ATGCTGGCAATTTTCCTCGAAACCCTGAACGTCACCGCGCCGGTGTTTGCCATGCTGTTTCTGGGGGTGTTGCTCAAGCGCATCGACTGGATCAACGACAACTTCATCCACATCGCCTCGTCCCTGGTGTTCAACGTCACCATGCCGGCGCTGTTGTTCCTCGGCATCCTGCACGCGGACCTGCACGCGGCGTTGCAGCCGGCTCTGTTGATCTATTTTTCCATCGCCACCCTGGTGAGCTTTGCGATGGCCTGGGGCTGGGCGATCTGGCGTTGCCCGCGGGAAGATCGCGGCATCTATACCCAAGGTGCGTTTCGCGGCAACAACGGGGTCATCGGCCTGGCGCTGGCGGCGAGCATGTATGGCGACTACGGGATTTCCCTGGGGGCGATTCTCGCGGCGCTGGTGATCCTGTTCTACAACACCTTGTCGACCATCGTGCTGGCGGTCTACAGCCCGGTGATCAAGTCCGATCCGTGGAGCATCTGCAAAAGCGTGATCAGCAATCCGCTGATCATCAGCGTGATCGTCGCCGCGCCGTTCGCCTACTGGCAGATCGGCGTGCCCAACTGGTTCGAGACCTCGGCCAAATACCTGTCGCAAATGACCTTGCCCCTGGCGCTGATCTGCATCGGCGGTACGCTGTCGCTGGCGGCCCTGCGCAAGAGTGGCAAGATGGCCCTGAGTTCGAGCCTGGTGAAAATGGTCGGCCTGCCGCTGGTGGCCACCCTCGGTGCCTGGCTCTGGGGCTTTCGTGGGGCGGAACTGGGGATCCTGTTCCTGTACTTCGGCAGCCCCACCGCCGCCGCCAGCTTCGTCATGGCCCGGGCGGCCGATGGCAACCATGAACTGGCGGCGGCGATCATCGTGATCACCACCTTGATGGCGGCGATTACCACCAACCTGGGGATCTTTGTGTTGCAGTGGGGTGGGTGGATCTAG
- the garD gene encoding galactarate dehydratase: MQLIEHADSPRYIRLHERDNVVIVVNDQGVPAGTEFPDGLVTVDFVPQSHKVTLQDVPEGGEVIRYGQVIGYALQPIPRGSWVKEDQLRMPTAPPLDSLPLSTDVPAADAPLEGYTFEGYRNADGTVGTRNILGITTTVQCVTGVLDHAVKRIKDELLPKYPNVDDVVALTHSYGCGVAITATDAYIPIRTVRNLARNPNLGGEALVISLGCEKLQAGQVMHEGDSSVDLSEPWLYRLQDSSHGFTEMIEQIMELAETRLKKLDLRRRETVPASELILGMQCGGSDAFSGITANPALGYASDLLLRAGATVMFSEVTEVRDAIYLLTSRAQTQEVAQELVREMDWYDRYLAKGEADRSANTTPGNKKGGLSNIVEKSLGSIVKSGSSAINGVLGPGERFKQKGLIFCATPASDFVCGTLQLAAGMNLHVFTTGRGTPYGLAMAPVVKVSTRTELAQRWPDLIDIDAGRIATGRATIEELGWELFHYYLDVASGKKQTWAERHKLYNDITLFNPAPIT, translated from the coding sequence ATGCAATTGATTGAACATGCCGACTCGCCCCGTTACATCCGCTTGCATGAGCGGGACAACGTGGTGATCGTCGTCAACGACCAGGGCGTACCGGCCGGGACCGAGTTCCCGGACGGCCTGGTCACCGTGGACTTTGTGCCCCAGAGCCACAAGGTCACGCTGCAGGATGTTCCCGAGGGCGGCGAGGTGATTCGCTATGGCCAGGTCATCGGCTACGCGCTGCAACCGATCCCCCGTGGCAGTTGGGTCAAGGAAGACCAGTTGCGTATGCCCACCGCGCCGCCGCTGGACAGCTTGCCGCTGTCCACCGACGTGCCGGCGGCCGATGCGCCGCTGGAGGGCTACACCTTCGAGGGTTATCGCAACGCCGACGGCACCGTCGGTACGCGCAACATCCTGGGCATCACCACCACGGTGCAGTGCGTGACCGGGGTGCTGGACCATGCGGTCAAGCGCATCAAGGATGAGCTGCTGCCCAAGTACCCGAACGTCGATGACGTGGTGGCGCTGACCCACAGCTACGGCTGTGGGGTGGCGATCACCGCCACCGATGCGTACATCCCGATTCGTACCGTGCGTAACCTGGCACGCAACCCGAACCTGGGTGGCGAAGCGCTGGTGATCAGCCTGGGCTGCGAGAAATTGCAGGCCGGGCAGGTGATGCATGAGGGCGACAGTTCGGTGGACCTCAGCGAGCCGTGGTTGTATCGCTTGCAGGATTCGAGTCACGGGTTCACCGAAATGATCGAGCAGATCATGGAATTGGCCGAGACACGCCTGAAGAAACTCGACCTGCGTCGTCGCGAAACCGTGCCGGCCTCGGAGCTGATCCTGGGCATGCAGTGCGGTGGCAGCGATGCGTTTTCCGGCATCACCGCCAACCCGGCGCTGGGGTATGCCTCGGATCTGTTGCTGCGCGCCGGGGCGACGGTGATGTTTTCCGAAGTCACCGAAGTGCGCGATGCGATCTACCTGCTGACCTCCCGGGCGCAAACCCAGGAAGTCGCCCAGGAGCTGGTGCGGGAAATGGACTGGTACGACCGCTACCTGGCCAAGGGCGAGGCCGATCGCAGTGCCAACACCACGCCGGGCAACAAGAAGGGCGGGCTGTCGAACATTGTCGAAAAATCCCTGGGCTCGATCGTCAAGTCTGGCAGCAGCGCGATCAACGGCGTGCTCGGCCCGGGCGAACGCTTCAAGCAAAAGGGCCTGATCTTCTGTGCCACGCCGGCCAGTGATTTTGTCTGCGGCACCTTGCAACTGGCGGCGGGGATGAACCTGCATGTGTTCACCACCGGCCGGGGCACGCCGTACGGCTTGGCCATGGCCCCAGTGGTGAAGGTCTCGACCCGCACCGAACTGGCCCAGCGCTGGCCGGACCTGATCGACATCGACGCCGGCCGGATCGCCACCGGACGGGCGACCATCGAAGAGTTGGGTTGGGAACTGTTCCACTACTACCTGGACGTGGCCAGCGGCAAGAAGCAGACCTGGGCCGAGCGGCACAAGCTGTACAACGACATCACCTTGTTCAACCCGGCGCCGATAACTTGA
- a CDS encoding MFS transporter has protein sequence MQATKPTHVRYLILLMLFLVTTINYADRATIAIAGSSLQKDLGIDAVTLGYIFSAFGWAYVAGQIPGGWLLDRFGSKKIYALSIFTWSLFTVLQGYVGEFGMSTAVVALFMLRFLVGLAEAPSFPGNARIVAAWFPTAERGTASAIFNSAQYFATVLFAPLMGWIVYRFGWQHVFIVMGVIGIVFSLIWLKVIYSPRQHPMINEAEFNHIAANGAMVDMDQDKGKEKKADGPKWDYIRQLLTNRMMLGVYLGQYCINGITYFFLTWFPVYLVQERGMTILKAGFIASLPAICGFIGGVLGGVISDYLLRKGHSLTFARKAPIIAGLLVSSSIVACNYVDIEWMVVGFMALAFFGKGVGALGWAVVSDTSPKQIAGLSGGLFNTFGNLASITTPIVIGYIISSTGSFKWALVFVGCNALMAVFSYLVIVGPIKRVVLKEPTAKDAGISSLSEAKS, from the coding sequence ATGCAAGCGACCAAGCCGACACACGTCCGCTATTTGATCCTGCTCATGCTGTTCCTGGTGACGACGATCAACTATGCCGACCGTGCCACCATCGCCATCGCAGGCTCCAGCCTGCAAAAAGACCTCGGCATCGATGCCGTCACCCTCGGTTACATCTTCTCCGCTTTCGGCTGGGCCTATGTGGCCGGGCAGATCCCTGGCGGCTGGCTGCTCGACCGTTTCGGGTCGAAAAAAATCTATGCCTTGAGCATTTTCACCTGGTCGCTGTTCACCGTGCTGCAAGGCTATGTGGGTGAATTCGGCATGTCCACGGCCGTGGTTGCGCTGTTCATGCTGCGCTTCCTGGTTGGGCTGGCCGAAGCGCCGTCCTTCCCGGGCAACGCACGGATCGTCGCCGCCTGGTTCCCCACCGCAGAACGCGGCACCGCCTCGGCGATCTTCAACTCGGCGCAGTATTTCGCCACCGTGTTGTTCGCACCGCTGATGGGCTGGATCGTCTACCGTTTCGGCTGGCAGCACGTGTTCATCGTGATGGGCGTGATCGGCATCGTGTTCTCGCTGATCTGGCTGAAAGTGATCTACAGCCCTCGTCAGCACCCGATGATCAACGAGGCCGAGTTCAATCACATCGCCGCCAACGGCGCGATGGTCGACATGGACCAGGACAAGGGCAAGGAAAAGAAAGCCGACGGTCCGAAGTGGGATTACATCCGTCAACTGCTGACCAATCGCATGATGCTCGGCGTTTACCTGGGCCAGTACTGCATCAACGGCATCACGTACTTCTTCCTGACCTGGTTCCCGGTGTACCTGGTGCAGGAGCGCGGCATGACCATCCTTAAGGCCGGTTTCATCGCGTCCTTGCCGGCCATCTGCGGTTTCATCGGTGGCGTGCTGGGCGGGGTGATTTCCGACTACCTGCTGCGCAAGGGCCACTCGCTGACCTTCGCCCGCAAAGCGCCGATCATCGCCGGCCTGCTGGTGTCCAGCAGCATCGTGGCGTGCAACTACGTGGACATCGAATGGATGGTGGTGGGCTTCATGGCCCTGGCCTTCTTCGGTAAAGGCGTGGGCGCATTGGGCTGGGCCGTGGTTTCCGACACGTCGCCAAAACAGATCGCCGGTTTGAGCGGTGGCCTGTTCAACACCTTTGGTAACCTGGCGTCGATCACTACGCCGATTGTCATCGGCTACATCATCAGCTCCACCGGTTCGTTCAAGTGGGCACTGGTGTTCGTCGGTTGCAACGCGCTGATGGCGGTGTTCAGCTACCTGGTCATCGTGGGGCCGATCAAGCGTGTCGTGCTCAAGGAACCAACGGCCAAGGATGCCGGCATCTCCAGCCTGTCCGAAGCGAAATCCTGA